The Lutibacter profundi genome includes a region encoding these proteins:
- a CDS encoding RagB/SusD family nutrient uptake outer membrane protein, giving the protein MNKLLKYLLATILAVSFINCTDNFEDINTDPNGISNQSLTQMNNHIGGSFTPMFLNVFNVTPAWNYQLQQGLLGDVYSGYMTPPTPFAGNVNNMTYALVDGWNGFPWSDAYGSVMPFVLDIKNAVELGNDPSGDKFVYLANIIKVSAMHRVSDIYGPIRYTKFDDFTTTGEYDSQETAYNAFFNDLGAAIDGLKSFESDSQFVPFDMSSLGGDIAMWRKYANSLRLRLAMRVVNVNPTLAKTQGEKSLSSDAGLLETQDMYINTGFAHPITVISGSWGDVRMGAEMESILEGFGDGREEKYFNPASDPALNGVFKGIRMGIEIEAKGQYGNHSSIGSVIDGETMQWMTAAEVHFLMAEAALRGWSGAGNVKAHYEAGIRTSFSQHSVSGVDAYLLDNTSTPKDFVDAINPINNIAYPSDVKIAYNNTGTNEEQLEQIITQKWIAMFPDGQEAWSEFRRTGYPRIYPVMINNSGGTIDTNIQIRRINFVSNEINTNSTNVNTAISYLNGPDNGGTRLWWDIPGSNF; this is encoded by the coding sequence ATGAACAAATTATTAAAATATTTACTAGCAACAATACTTGCTGTTAGTTTCATAAACTGTACTGATAACTTTGAAGATATCAATACTGATCCAAATGGAATCTCAAACCAAAGTTTGACACAAATGAACAATCACATTGGAGGCTCATTTACACCAATGTTTTTAAATGTATTCAACGTAACTCCTGCTTGGAATTATCAATTACAACAAGGGCTTTTAGGAGATGTTTACTCAGGTTATATGACTCCCCCAACGCCATTCGCTGGTAATGTTAATAATATGACTTATGCATTAGTTGATGGATGGAATGGTTTTCCTTGGTCCGATGCATACGGAAGTGTAATGCCTTTTGTTTTAGATATAAAAAATGCTGTAGAATTAGGCAATGACCCTTCAGGAGATAAATTTGTTTACTTGGCAAATATTATTAAGGTAAGTGCTATGCATAGAGTGTCTGACATATACGGCCCTATTCGTTATACAAAATTTGATGATTTTACTACAACTGGAGAATACGACTCACAAGAAACTGCTTACAACGCATTTTTTAACGATTTAGGAGCTGCAATAGATGGTTTAAAGTCATTTGAAAGCGATTCTCAATTTGTTCCTTTTGATATGTCATCTTTAGGTGGGGATATCGCAATGTGGAGAAAATATGCTAATTCATTAAGACTAAGATTAGCTATGCGTGTAGTAAATGTTAACCCAACTTTAGCTAAAACTCAAGGTGAAAAATCATTATCAAGTGATGCTGGTTTGTTAGAAACACAAGATATGTACATTAATACTGGTTTTGCGCATCCAATTACAGTTATTAGCGGTTCTTGGGGTGATGTTAGAATGGGTGCTGAAATGGAATCTATATTAGAAGGTTTTGGTGATGGTAGAGAAGAAAAATACTTTAATCCTGCTAGTGACCCTGCTTTAAATGGTGTTTTCAAAGGAATAAGAATGGGAATTGAAATAGAAGCCAAAGGACAATATGGAAATCATTCATCAATTGGAAGTGTTATTGATGGAGAAACAATGCAATGGATGACTGCTGCTGAAGTACATTTCCTTATGGCTGAGGCAGCCTTACGCGGATGGTCAGGAGCTGGTAATGTTAAAGCTCATTACGAAGCAGGGATTAGAACTTCATTTTCTCAACATAGTGTTTCAGGAGTTGATGCGTATTTATTAGATAATACAAGCACTCCAAAAGATTTTGTAGATGCTATAAATCCAATAAATAATATTGCTTACCCTAGCGATGTAAAAATTGCCTACAATAATACTGGTACAAACGAAGAACAATTAGAACAAATAATTACCCAAAAATGGATTGCAATGTTCCCTGATGGCCAAGAGGCTTGGTCAGAATTTAGAAGAACAGGATATCCAAGAATTTACCCTGTAATGATAAATAATAGTGGAGGTACAATAGATACTAATATCCAAATTAGAAGAATTAATTTTGTTAGTAACGAAATTAACACTAATAGTACAAATGTTAATACCGCTATTAGTTATTTAAATGGCCCCGATAATGGAGGGACTAGACTTTGGTGGGATATTCCAGGTAGTAATTTCTAA
- a CDS encoding SusC/RagA family TonB-linked outer membrane protein, with translation MKKLIPLLIMIFSLAITQEVAAQTKTVSGTVTSVSDESPLPGVNVVIKGTTKGTQTDFDGNYTIEASNGDVLEFSFLGMKTKSITVTDSNTLNVVLFDDAQSLDEVIITALGMKKEKKALTYSAQEVKGDDLTKVKQTNPINSLSGKSAGITITRSSSGAGGASKVVLRGNSSTSNNDPLYVIDGIPMLNNGNGQNGEAPGANIFGSQIGNRDGGDAMSLINPDDIESMSILKGASAAALYGSQGANGVILITTKRGKDGKLSVNFNSNLTIDNVISLPELQTEYQSNSVGQPVAENGNVTDPKSWGVKASGLSNNLDSFFKTGSTSIQSLSLTAGNQKAQTYLSFANTLTNGVLPNNKLVRNNLNLRETANFLNEKIQVSANINLSDQRIWNRPTNGLYSNPLTGLYLNPVGIDLNIYKNKYEYFNPSTNMMDQYATSFDENIQQNPYWLINRNQSKDIAQRVLASVSVKYQVTDDLSLQSRGSFDKSFFTFDKKMYAGSDLTFVPSTGRYILEKTENTQQYIDLIATYNKNISENYSFSGVLGTSLTKYSIGDKLSLDSGNGKGLTYPNAFTIANFAETNNISQSVSNREVQSIFGSANFSYKNMLFVDITGRNDWSSTLVNTNTKSFFYPSLGLTGVLSDMFELPKSISFAKVRVSYAEVGKEIPSYATIPLNSIPTGQTNFIKPTFGVKEGETLQPEKQKSFEIGTEWRFLHNRLGIDLTYYNSKTTNQIFFIAAEPNVNGYTQNIVNAGEISNTGIELVLNAKPIVSDDLKWNTSINFATNKNKVISVHPSLQNGEAILTSPGVNGYGYSLIEGEDFGSIRGRSIIRNENGLPIVTDDNGNLTLETTDWETIAHAQPDFTLGWNNSIDYKNFTFNFLIDAKIGGDVVSVTEAVNDFYGVSQATANARNTNGGMIDVVDNNGVTKQMTAQDYYLKTGGRAGLLGEYVYDATNVNLREVAIGYNLKFENKFIENLRLSLIANNLFFLYKDAPFDPNIASSTGIGLQGVDIFGQPSTRSIGLNINVNF, from the coding sequence ATGAAAAAATTAATACCATTATTAATTATGATTTTCTCACTCGCTATTACTCAAGAAGTAGCAGCGCAGACGAAAACAGTTTCTGGTACAGTAACGTCTGTATCAGATGAGTCTCCATTACCCGGAGTAAATGTTGTTATTAAAGGAACAACAAAAGGAACCCAAACTGACTTTGACGGGAACTACACCATTGAAGCTTCAAATGGCGATGTGTTAGAATTTTCATTTTTAGGAATGAAAACTAAGTCTATAACTGTAACTGACTCAAATACATTAAACGTTGTATTGTTTGATGATGCACAAAGTTTAGATGAGGTAATTATTACAGCCTTAGGAATGAAAAAAGAAAAAAAGGCTTTAACATACTCTGCTCAAGAAGTTAAAGGTGATGATTTAACAAAAGTTAAACAAACAAACCCAATAAATAGTTTATCTGGTAAATCTGCGGGAATAACTATCACAAGGAGTTCCTCTGGTGCTGGCGGAGCCTCTAAAGTGGTTTTAAGAGGGAATTCATCAACTTCAAATAATGATCCTTTATATGTAATTGACGGGATTCCTATGCTAAATAATGGAAATGGACAAAATGGTGAAGCACCAGGTGCTAATATTTTTGGTAGTCAAATAGGGAATAGAGATGGTGGTGACGCCATGTCATTAATTAACCCTGATGATATTGAAAGCATGTCTATTTTAAAGGGTGCTTCTGCTGCTGCTTTATACGGTAGCCAAGGTGCAAATGGAGTTATTTTAATTACTACAAAAAGGGGTAAAGATGGAAAATTAAGCGTCAACTTTAATTCAAACCTAACTATTGATAATGTAATTTCTTTACCTGAACTACAAACAGAATATCAATCTAACTCTGTTGGACAACCTGTTGCTGAAAATGGAAATGTTACAGATCCTAAATCTTGGGGGGTGAAAGCTAGTGGACTATCAAACAATCTAGATAGTTTTTTTAAAACCGGAAGCACATCAATCCAATCATTATCCTTAACTGCTGGAAATCAAAAAGCCCAAACTTATTTATCGTTTGCAAATACCTTAACCAATGGTGTACTACCAAACAATAAATTAGTTAGAAATAATTTAAATCTACGTGAAACAGCAAATTTTTTGAATGAAAAAATTCAAGTCTCAGCAAATATTAATTTATCTGACCAAAGAATATGGAACAGGCCAACAAATGGGTTATACTCAAACCCTCTAACAGGCTTATATTTAAACCCTGTAGGAATTGATTTAAATATTTACAAAAACAAATATGAGTATTTTAATCCATCAACAAATATGATGGATCAATATGCTACATCGTTTGATGAAAATATTCAGCAAAACCCTTATTGGTTAATTAATCGTAATCAAAGTAAAGATATTGCACAAAGGGTACTTGCAAGCGTAAGTGTGAAATACCAAGTTACAGATGATTTATCTCTTCAATCTAGAGGAAGTTTTGACAAATCCTTTTTTACATTTGATAAAAAAATGTATGCTGGAAGCGATTTAACATTTGTTCCTTCAACAGGTAGGTATATTTTAGAAAAGACTGAAAACACACAGCAATATATTGATTTAATAGCAACCTACAACAAAAATATTTCTGAGAATTATAGTTTTTCTGGAGTGCTTGGTACTAGTTTAACCAAATATTCTATTGGAGATAAACTTTCTCTTGACTCTGGGAATGGTAAAGGCCTAACTTATCCTAATGCATTTACAATAGCCAATTTTGCTGAAACTAACAACATTTCGCAGAGTGTTTCTAATAGAGAAGTTCAATCTATTTTTGGATCTGCAAATTTTAGCTATAAAAACATGTTATTTGTTGATATTACTGGTAGAAATGACTGGTCATCTACACTTGTAAACACAAATACCAAATCATTTTTTTACCCATCACTTGGTTTAACCGGTGTATTATCTGACATGTTTGAACTACCTAAAAGTATTTCTTTTGCTAAAGTAAGAGTTTCTTATGCTGAAGTTGGAAAAGAGATCCCTAGTTATGCAACAATTCCTTTAAACTCAATTCCAACAGGGCAAACTAATTTTATAAAACCAACCTTTGGTGTTAAAGAAGGTGAGACTTTACAACCTGAAAAACAAAAATCATTTGAAATCGGAACTGAATGGCGTTTTTTACATAACAGGTTAGGTATAGACTTAACTTATTATAACTCAAAAACTACTAATCAAATTTTCTTTATAGCTGCAGAACCTAATGTTAATGGTTATACACAAAATATTGTAAATGCAGGTGAAATTTCTAATACTGGAATAGAGTTAGTCTTAAATGCAAAACCAATTGTAAGTGATGACTTGAAATGGAACACTTCAATAAATTTTGCTACTAACAAAAATAAAGTAATCTCAGTACACCCTTCTCTACAAAATGGAGAAGCAATCCTAACATCTCCAGGTGTTAATGGCTATGGCTATTCATTAATCGAAGGAGAAGATTTTGGTAGTATTAGAGGACGTTCAATTATAAGAAATGAAAATGGATTACCTATAGTTACTGACGATAACGGAAACTTAACACTTGAAACTACTGATTGGGAAACTATTGCACATGCCCAACCTGATTTTACCTTAGGGTGGAATAACAGTATAGATTACAAAAATTTTACATTTAACTTTTTAATTGATGCAAAAATTGGTGGAGATGTAGTTAGTGTTACTGAAGCTGTAAATGATTTTTATGGTGTTTCACAAGCAACAGCTAATGCTAGAAATACTAATGGAGGAATGATTGATGTAGTTGATAATAATGGTGTAACTAAACAAATGACAGCGCAAGACTATTACCTAAAAACTGGTGGTAGAGCAGGTTTATTAGGTGAATATGTCTATGATGCAACAAATGTTAATTTAAGAGAAGTCGCTATTGGCTACAATTTAAAATTTGAAAATAAATTTATTGAAAACCTTCGCTTATCACTAATAGCGAACAATTTATTCTTTCTTTATAAAGATGCACCTTTTGACCCTAATATTGCTTCAAGTACAGGGATTGGTTTACAGGGAGTTGACATTTTTGGTCAACCTTCTACTAGAAGTATTGGTTTAAATATTAATGTAAATTTCTAA
- a CDS encoding sensor histidine kinase, translated as MTAKLFKNTSYSIPTKYHIWFWVSYFIFDIIRWGSYYEDYWYSFKSNLVTFSLGMLLVYFNIYFLFPKFILKKKYKKYILFFLLTLCVFYVVRTELIYLLINKNVWPESDSLQSAYSFNHIVVVFLTGIYDVALVTTIKLTADWIYERKRVEDLQKVQLRTELDFLKAQIQPHFFFNTLNNLYALTLEKSEAAPSVVLKLSDIMQYVLYDAKEPLISLFKEINYIQSYLDLERLRYGDNVISRTDVVGNIEGTKVPPLIFLPFVENCFKHGAKNNDNLEVNISFENVLDKWLIFKVENTFNQLNDSDLKHGIGNQNVNRRLELLFPNNFDFKTTIEENNYCIQLKIPIYEN; from the coding sequence TTGACTGCAAAATTGTTTAAAAATACTAGTTATTCCATTCCAACAAAATACCATATTTGGTTTTGGGTGTCTTATTTCATTTTTGATATAATACGCTGGGGAAGTTATTATGAAGATTATTGGTATTCTTTTAAATCAAATTTGGTTACATTTTCTTTAGGAATGCTTTTAGTTTATTTTAATATTTATTTTTTATTTCCAAAATTTATTTTAAAGAAAAAATATAAAAAATATATTCTATTTTTTCTTTTAACACTTTGTGTATTTTATGTTGTTAGAACTGAACTTATCTATTTATTAATTAATAAAAATGTTTGGCCTGAGTCAGATTCTCTTCAAAGTGCTTACTCCTTTAATCATATTGTAGTTGTTTTTTTGACTGGAATCTATGATGTTGCACTCGTAACTACTATTAAGTTAACTGCTGATTGGATTTATGAGCGTAAGCGAGTTGAAGATTTGCAAAAAGTACAACTAAGAACAGAATTGGACTTTTTAAAAGCTCAAATTCAGCCACATTTCTTTTTTAATACCTTAAATAACTTATATGCATTAACTTTAGAAAAATCTGAAGCTGCTCCAAGTGTGGTTTTAAAACTTTCAGACATCATGCAATATGTTTTATATGATGCAAAAGAGCCATTAATTAGTTTATTTAAAGAGATAAATTACATACAAAGCTATCTAGATTTAGAAAGATTGAGGTATGGAGATAATGTAATTTCAAGGACGGATGTTGTAGGTAATATAGAAGGCACTAAAGTACCTCCTTTAATTTTTTTACCGTTTGTAGAAAATTGTTTTAAACATGGTGCTAAAAATAATGACAATCTTGAAGTTAATATAAGTTTTGAAAATGTATTAGATAAATGGCTCATCTTTAAAGTTGAAAACACCTTCAATCAATTAAATGATTCTGATTTAAAACATGGAATTGGCAATCAGAATGTAAACAGACGATTAGAGTTGTTGTTTCCAAATAATTTTGATTTTAAAACAACTATTGAAGAAAATAACTATTGTATTCAGTTAAAAATTCCAATCTATGAAAATTAA
- a CDS encoding LytR/AlgR family response regulator transcription factor, with the protein MKIKCIIIDDEPLAIKVIQNHLSDFPDIELVATFNTAIAALPTIEIDEIDVIFLDINMPKMSGLDFLRSLPKKPHVVITTAYREYAIESFDLDVLDYLVKPIPFGRFVKAIAKINNRVGIGKDKKNEVSFKEEPFIFLKVDKKLMKIKLNDILFIESLKDYIKVFTKVGDYLVHKSMNSILEELPSEIFLRIHRSFTIAINKITSVEGNSVEIANRRIPIGRNYLQLAKQKILNTNNLVG; encoded by the coding sequence ATGAAAATTAAGTGTATTATTATTGATGATGAGCCTTTAGCAATTAAAGTTATACAAAATCATTTAAGTGATTTTCCAGATATAGAGTTGGTGGCTACATTTAACACGGCAATTGCGGCATTACCTACTATTGAAATTGATGAAATTGATGTGATTTTTTTAGACATTAATATGCCTAAAATGAGTGGATTGGATTTTTTAAGGTCACTACCTAAAAAACCACACGTAGTAATAACAACTGCTTACAGGGAATATGCTATTGAAAGTTTTGATTTAGATGTGTTAGATTATTTGGTAAAACCAATTCCGTTTGGACGCTTTGTAAAAGCAATTGCAAAAATAAATAACAGAGTAGGTATTGGAAAAGATAAAAAAAATGAAGTTTCATTTAAAGAAGAGCCTTTTATTTTTTTGAAAGTTGATAAAAAATTGATGAAAATTAAACTTAATGATATTTTATTTATTGAAAGCTTAAAAGATTATATAAAGGTATTTACAAAAGTTGGTGATTATTTGGTTCATAAATCTATGAATAGTATTTTAGAAGAATTGCCAAGTGAAATTTTTTTAAGAATTCACCGTTCGTTTACAATAGCAATCAATAAAATAACTTCTGTTGAAGGAAATTCAGTTGAAATAGCAAATAGAAGAATTCCTATTGGTAGAAATTACCTTCAATTAGCAAAGCAAAAAATATTAAACACAAATAATTTGGTTGGTTAA
- a CDS encoding sugar MFS transporter: MSIKVNQISNKKTNTLVPIIIIAGLFFIFGFVTWINGALIPFMKTINELTSAQSFLVASASYISFVVMALPASAIINKIGYRKGMSLGLIVMAIGALVFIPAAEARTYWVFLSGIFIQGMGMTLLQTASNPYITILGPIDSAAKRIAIMGIANKIAGALGSLIFGALLLSGIDEIKDKLSTVSVTEKAQLLDTMADSVVTPYIVMAAVLFVLGVLIRKAPLPHVEAEPIEEAKDGETTKTSIFQFPHLWLGVLTLFVYVGAEVVAGDTIIAYGISLGFTATKAKFFTTFTLMAMVATYGLGVFLIPKYISQTFALKVSAILGIVFTFCIVFTSGFTSVLFVAALGIANALVWPAVWPLTLKGLGKFTKTASALLIMAISGGAIIPPLYGWFVDENKVKLIAQGISEATASAEASTAGYWILLPCYLIILYYAVAGHKLGLKKD; the protein is encoded by the coding sequence ATGTCTATAAAAGTAAACCAAATTTCAAACAAGAAAACCAACACATTAGTACCAATTATAATTATTGCAGGATTATTTTTTATTTTCGGATTTGTAACTTGGATTAATGGCGCTTTAATTCCATTTATGAAAACCATAAACGAATTAACATCAGCTCAATCATTTTTAGTAGCATCAGCATCTTATATTTCTTTTGTGGTAATGGCTTTACCAGCTTCAGCAATTATTAATAAAATTGGATATAGAAAAGGGATGTCTTTAGGGTTAATTGTGATGGCAATAGGAGCATTGGTTTTCATTCCGGCCGCAGAAGCTAGAACTTATTGGGTGTTTTTATCAGGAATTTTTATTCAGGGTATGGGAATGACCTTATTGCAAACAGCTTCTAATCCATATATTACCATTTTAGGACCCATAGATAGTGCAGCGAAACGTATTGCTATAATGGGAATTGCAAACAAAATAGCAGGGGCATTAGGCTCTCTTATTTTTGGCGCACTGTTGTTATCAGGGATTGATGAAATTAAAGATAAATTAAGTACCGTAAGTGTTACAGAAAAAGCACAATTATTAGATACCATGGCAGATAGTGTTGTAACTCCGTATATTGTTATGGCTGCAGTTTTATTTGTTTTAGGTGTTTTAATTAGAAAAGCTCCGCTTCCACATGTGGAGGCAGAACCAATTGAGGAAGCGAAAGACGGTGAAACTACCAAAACCAGTATTTTTCAATTTCCACACTTATGGTTGGGTGTTTTAACATTATTTGTTTATGTTGGAGCTGAAGTTGTTGCTGGGGACACTATAATTGCTTATGGAATTTCATTAGGGTTTACAGCAACTAAGGCTAAATTTTTTACAACATTTACGTTAATGGCAATGGTTGCAACCTATGGTTTAGGCGTGTTTTTAATTCCGAAATATATAAGTCAGACTTTTGCTTTAAAAGTAAGTGCAATTTTAGGTATAGTATTTACTTTCTGTATTGTGTTTACTTCAGGGTTTACATCTGTTCTTTTTGTTGCAGCATTAGGAATTGCAAATGCATTGGTATGGCCTGCAGTTTGGCCATTAACATTAAAAGGATTGGGAAAATTTACAAAAACCGCATCAGCATTATTAATTATGGCAATCTCTGGAGGGGCAATTATTCCTCCGTTATATGGCTGGTTTGTTGATGAAAATAAAGTTAAATTAATTGCACAGGGTATAAGTGAAGCTACGGCCTCAGCAGAAGCCTCAACAGCTGGTTACTGGATTTTATTACCGTGTTACCTTATTATTTTATATTATGCAGTTGCAGGGCATAAATTAGGATTGAAAAAAGATTAA
- a CDS encoding acyltransferase family protein: protein MVAKRLIALDVLRGLTIALMIMVNNPGSWSYVYPPLLHSKWHGCTPTDLVFPFFLFIVGVSMWYSFKKYGNGLTKKGLLKVLKRFSIIFLLGLFLNAYPKFNFEHIRVFGVLQRIAIAYGIAAIFCMQFSVRYLLVICGLILGGYWALLYFGGTGDVYSLGANIARKVDLFILGENHIYKGFGIPFDPEGLVSSIPSIATVILGYLTGRLIERSNNVLKAIKKLIIFGLASGVLGWFWGYLLPINKPLWTSSYVLYTAGWAMLILALLLWIIDVKGLKKWANPFIHFGTNPLFIFIFSGIYAKTIIYLVKFTNSDGEILTGYSYLYKNIFVPIAGNMNGSLLFAVTHIIFFWWLTYILYRKKIFIKI, encoded by the coding sequence ATGGTAGCTAAAAGATTAATAGCATTAGATGTTTTAAGAGGTTTAACCATTGCTCTTATGATTATGGTAAACAACCCAGGAAGTTGGAGTTATGTATACCCGCCTTTACTTCATTCAAAATGGCATGGTTGTACTCCAACCGATTTGGTTTTCCCTTTTTTCTTGTTTATTGTGGGAGTATCTATGTGGTATTCTTTTAAGAAATATGGAAATGGACTTACTAAAAAAGGACTTTTAAAAGTTTTAAAAAGGTTTTCAATAATTTTTTTATTAGGACTTTTTTTAAATGCTTATCCAAAATTTAATTTTGAACATATCCGTGTTTTTGGAGTATTGCAACGCATTGCTATTGCTTATGGAATTGCAGCAATTTTTTGTATGCAATTTAGTGTTAGGTATTTATTAGTTATTTGTGGTTTAATTTTAGGAGGTTATTGGGCTCTCTTATATTTTGGAGGTACTGGAGATGTATATTCTTTAGGGGCAAATATTGCACGAAAAGTTGACTTGTTTATTTTAGGTGAAAATCATATTTATAAAGGTTTTGGCATTCCTTTTGACCCAGAAGGATTGGTTTCTTCAATTCCATCAATAGCTACAGTAATATTAGGCTATTTAACAGGAAGGTTAATTGAGCGATCAAACAATGTTTTAAAAGCAATTAAAAAATTAATAATATTTGGCTTGGCTAGTGGTGTTTTAGGGTGGTTTTGGGGATATTTATTGCCAATTAATAAGCCTTTATGGACAAGCTCGTATGTGTTGTATACAGCCGGTTGGGCAATGCTAATTTTGGCTTTACTATTATGGATTATTGATGTTAAAGGTTTAAAAAAATGGGCGAATCCATTCATTCATTTTGGAACAAACCCACTGTTTATTTTTATCTTTTCAGGAATTTACGCTAAAACAATAATTTATTTAGTAAAATTCACAAACTCAGATGGTGAAATATTAACAGGTTATAGTTACCTATATAAAAATATTTTTGTTCCAATTGCAGGTAATATGAACGGCTCATTGTTATTTGCAGTTACGCATATTATTTTCTTTTGGTGGTTAACGTATATTTTATACAGGAAAAAGATATTTATCAAAATATAA
- the tsf gene encoding translation elongation factor Ts — protein sequence MAKITAAEVSKLRKSTGAGMMDCKNALVEAEGDFDKAVSILRKKGQKVADKRADRETSEGAVIAKVNDANTQGVIVSLNCETDFVAKNDDFVNLAKEFAAIALNTNSKEEFLNADFGGMTVAEKLIEQTGVIGEKLEIGGFEKVTGEYVGFYIHAGNKIAALTALSSKIDDAETVTKDISMQVAAMGATTLSYKDLDPAFVASETEARIAVIEKENIELERLGKTLKHVPTYISRLQLTDEIIAKAEEDIKAELKAEGKPEQIWDRIVPGKLERFISDNTTLDQELCLLDQNFIKDEKQTVADYVKSKGVDITDFKRVSLV from the coding sequence ATGGCAAAAATTACAGCCGCAGAAGTAAGTAAATTAAGAAAATCTACCGGAGCTGGTATGATGGACTGTAAAAATGCACTTGTTGAAGCAGAAGGAGATTTTGACAAAGCAGTAAGTATTTTAAGAAAAAAAGGACAAAAAGTAGCTGATAAAAGAGCCGACAGAGAAACTTCTGAAGGTGCTGTTATTGCAAAAGTTAATGATGCCAATACGCAAGGTGTAATTGTTTCATTAAACTGTGAGACTGATTTTGTAGCTAAAAATGATGATTTTGTAAATTTAGCTAAGGAATTTGCAGCAATTGCACTAAACACTAATTCAAAAGAAGAATTTTTAAACGCTGATTTTGGAGGCATGACTGTTGCTGAAAAATTGATTGAGCAAACAGGCGTTATTGGTGAAAAATTAGAAATTGGAGGTTTTGAAAAAGTTACTGGTGAATATGTAGGTTTCTACATCCACGCAGGAAACAAAATAGCCGCTTTAACTGCGTTATCTAGTAAGATTGATGATGCTGAAACCGTTACAAAAGATATTTCTATGCAAGTTGCAGCAATGGGAGCAACCACATTATCTTATAAAGATTTAGATCCTGCTTTTGTAGCTTCAGAAACTGAAGCACGCATTGCAGTAATTGAAAAAGAAAATATTGAATTAGAGAGATTAGGTAAAACATTGAAACATGTACCTACCTATATTTCAAGATTACAATTAACTGATGAAATTATTGCGAAAGCTGAAGAAGATATAAAAGCTGAACTTAAAGCCGAAGGTAAACCTGAACAAATTTGGGATAGAATTGTTCCTGGTAAATTAGAACGTTTTATTTCTGACAATACAACTTTAGATCAAGAGTTATGTCTTTTAGACCAAAACTTTATAAAAGACGAAAAACAGACTGTTGCAGATTATGTTAAATCTAAAGGCGTTGATATTACTGATTTTAAACGTGTTTCTTTAGTTTAA
- the rpsB gene encoding 30S ribosomal protein S2 yields MTKIEIQELLDAGVHFGHLTRKWDPNMAPYIYGERNGVHIIDLYKTAAKIVEAAEALKKIATSGRKILFVATKKQAKEIISNKSKSVNMPYITERWPGGMLTNFITIRKAVKKMAIIDRMKQDGSFDALSKREKLQINRQREKLEKNLGSITDMTRLPGAIFVVDVKKEHIAVAEAKKLNIPIFAMIDTNSDPRGIDYVIPSNDDASKSIDKVLGFLIEEIAEGLAERKANKEKAVEAKVEKTVVKK; encoded by the coding sequence ATGACAAAAATTGAAATTCAAGAATTATTAGATGCAGGTGTACACTTTGGACACCTTACACGAAAATGGGATCCAAACATGGCTCCGTACATTTATGGAGAACGAAACGGAGTTCACATTATTGACCTTTACAAAACTGCTGCAAAAATTGTAGAAGCTGCTGAAGCTCTAAAAAAAATTGCAACTTCTGGCAGAAAAATACTTTTTGTAGCTACAAAAAAACAAGCTAAAGAAATTATATCCAACAAATCTAAGAGTGTAAACATGCCTTACATTACTGAAAGATGGCCTGGGGGAATGTTAACTAACTTTATTACTATTAGAAAAGCTGTTAAGAAAATGGCTATAATTGACAGAATGAAGCAAGATGGATCATTTGATGCTCTTTCTAAAAGAGAAAAATTACAAATAAACCGTCAAAGAGAAAAATTAGAAAAAAACTTAGGTTCAATTACTGATATGACTCGTTTACCTGGTGCTATTTTTGTAGTTGATGTAAAAAAAGAACATATTGCTGTTGCTGAAGCTAAAAAATTAAATATTCCAATTTTTGCAATGATTGATACAAACTCTGACCCAAGAGGTATTGATTATGTAATTCCTTCAAATGATGACGCTTCAAAATCTATTGATAAAGTATTAGGTTTTCTTATCGAAGAAATTGCTGAAGGTTTAGCTGAAAGAAAAGCAAATAAAGAAAAAGCAGTTGAAGCGAAAGTTGAAAAAACTGTAGTGAAAAAATAA